From a single Stomoxys calcitrans chromosome 4, idStoCalc2.1, whole genome shotgun sequence genomic region:
- the LOC131996839 gene encoding odorant receptor 7a-like yields MKIIKHPKVATKEATTYLHRCFRIMGILMPSQYRLLYICYGILINCLTTVFIPITFTCSYFIKANFQSTSYGVILSSIQTSINVYGCAIKVLMLLYYNPCLKKAEKLMDQMDKRCCTADEVNELYKVRHLGRKIILLYLLAYWSYTTCTFISSLISGVPSYSIYLFAIDWRRSQKEFYLASSIEFFLTSWTCFQQVANDSYGTIYVCILRAHVRVLLLRVRKLATKATNSQEDNVEELKMCIKDHKNLIELYTVISPVISSTIFLQFSLTASILGITLINIAIFSTNMASVAASSLYVLAVVIEIYPLCYYANCLLYDSDLLPTEIFHSSWIDQNRTYRKMLIFFIQRTQKSMELWAGKIFPINLNSFISIAKFSFSLYTLIKAMGIKEKLDL; encoded by the exons ATGAAGA TCATCAAACACCCAAAAGTGGCCACCAAAGAAGCCACCACCTATCTGCATCGCTGTTTTCGTATTATGGGCATTCTCATGCCTTCTCAATATCGTTTGCTCTACATATGCTATGGCATCTTGATTAATTGTCTAACTACCGTATTTATACCCATAACATTTACCTGCAGCTATTTTATAAAGGCCAACTTTCAATCGACCAGCTATGGCGTTATACTCTCCTCCATTCAGACTTCGATCAATGTTTATGGATGTGCTATCAAAGTTTTGATGCTGCTTTACTACAATCCCTGCTTGAAGAAAGCCGAAAAGCTTATGGACCAAATGGATAAACGCTGTTGCACAGCAGACGAAGTTAACGAACTGTATAAAGTACGACATTTGGGACGTAAAATTATTTTGCTATACTTGTTggcctattggagctataccactTGCACTTTTATATCATCTTTGATTTCGGGTGTACCCTCATATTCGATTTATCTATTTGCAATTGATTGGCGAAGATCCCAAAAGGAATTTTATTTGGCTTCATCTATTGAATTTTTCCTAACCAGTTGGACATGTTTTCAACAAGTGGCCAATGATTCGTATGGAACGATTTATGTCTGTATTTTGAGGGCACATGTGCGAGTTCTATTGCTCAGGGTGCGTAAATTGGCCACAAAGGCAACAAATTCCCAGGAGGACAATGTGGAGGAGCTGAAAATGTGCATAAAGGATCATAAGAATTTAATTGA GCTATATACTGTTATATCGCCGGTGATCTCCAGCACGATTTTTCTGCAATTCTCTCTGACTGCCAGCATTCTTGGCATAACTTTAATTAATATTGCCATATTTTCAACTAATATGGCCTCTGTGGCTGCTTCGTCGTTATACGTCCTAGCCGTGGTGATTGAAATCTATCCCCTATGCTATTATGCAAATTGTCTACTGTATGACAGTGATCTATTGCCTACGGAGATTTTTCATTCGTCTTGGATTGACCAGAATAGGACATATAGaaaaatgttgatatttttcataCAACGTACACAAAAATCAATGGAACTATGGGCTGGGAAAATATTTCCCATAAATTTGAATAGTTTTATAAGT attgcaaaattttccttttcccTGTATACTTTGATAAAGGCCATGGGTATAAAGGAGAAGTTGGATTTGTAG
- the LOC106087425 gene encoding odorant receptor 59b-like isoform X2 gives MEELTLTEDNLITSQMVKRNGAHFNKSAKDEGKKNEKAEDNEDVVETRAGLRYLYNGYYFLGIYMPKKYKYLYVLWSVIVNLYVTIYLPAGFIMGIVDATDENMEIGNLLTSFQVAINVVGCSIKIVLMFFLFPQLLRCEPLFEKLDKRCSTHGQKELVRRFMHDGNRMVVLFAIAYWSYSTSTCISAVIFGRLPYNIYNPFINAHESWGSFILAVLMEMVPMDIACFQQVCDDSYAVIYVNILRTHLQALVLRLQQMKGDDKDSEEKNVEELKLCIIDHKNIIELYNRVAPVISITIFVQFTITASLLGSTLINILLFATNVASMVASCFYVLAVVVEVFPLCYYAQCLMDENDYLAQVIFHSDWINQSVRYRKMMIFFMQRTQKTIEFTAGKIFPITLNSFLSIAKFSFSLYTVIKEMDLKERYGLK, from the exons ATGGAAGAGCTAACCCTTACCGAAGATAATTTGATAACATCCCAAATGGTGAAGAGGAATGGTGCCCACTTCAATAAGTCAGCAAAAGATGAGGGGAAAAAGAATGAAAAA GCTGAGGACAACGAGGATGTGGTAGAAACTCGTGCTGGTCTGCGCTATCTCTACAATGGCTATTATTTCCTAGGCATCTACATGCCCAAGAAATACAAATATCTCTATGTGCTGTGGTCGGTGATTGTCAATCTGTATGTGACGATTTATTTGCCTGCTGGTTTTATCATGGGCATTGTGGATGCCACCGATGAGAATATGGAAATTGGCAATCTTTTGACTTCATTTCAAGTGGCCATAAATGTTGTGGGTtgctccatcaaaattgttttaatgtTTTTCCTATTTCCCCAACTCTTGAGGTGTGAGCCACTTTTCGAAAAGCTGGATAAACGTTGTAGCACTCATGGGCAAAAGGAACTGGTGCGACGTTTCATGCACGATGGCAATCGTATGGTGGTGCTATTTGCCATAGCTTATTGGAGTTATTCCACCAGTACTTGCATAAGTGCGGTCATCTTTGGTCGTCTGCCTTATAACATCTATAATCCCTTTATTAATGCCCATGAGTCTTGGGGTTCCTTCATTTTGGCAGTCTTAATGGAAATGGTGCCCATGGACATTGCCTGCTTTCAGCAGGTGTGCGATGACTCCTATGCGGTGATATATGTCAACATATTGAGAACTCATTTGCAAGCTTTGGTCTTGAGATTGCAACAAATGAAGGGGGACGACAAGGATTCGGAGGAGAAAAATGTGGAGGAATTGAAGTTGTGCATaattgatcacaagaatattaTTGA aCTCTACAATCGCGTTGCCCCCGTAATTTCTATAACCATTTTCGTTCAGTTCACCATAACTGCCAGCCTTTTGGGTTCGACTCTCAttaatattttactttttgccaCAAATGTGGCTTCAATGGTTGCCTCATGCTTTTATGTTCTGGCTGTGGTCGTTGAAGTATTTCCTTTATGCTACTATGCCCAATGTTTGATGGATGAAAATGATTATTTGGCCCAGGTAATATTTCACTCGGATTGGATTAATCAAAGTGTTAGATATAGGAAAATGATGATATTTTTCATGCAACGTACTCAAAAGACCATAGAGTTTACGGCTGGCAAGATATTTCCCATAACTTTAAATAGCTTTTTGAGT attgctaaattttcattttccttgTATACGGTCATTAAAGAAATGGATCTCAAGGAACGCTATGGCTTGAAGTAG
- the LOC106087425 gene encoding odorant receptor 59b-like isoform X1 has translation MEELTLTEDNLITSQMVKRNGAHFNKSAKDEGKKNEKVVQSWEAEDNEDVVETRAGLRYLYNGYYFLGIYMPKKYKYLYVLWSVIVNLYVTIYLPAGFIMGIVDATDENMEIGNLLTSFQVAINVVGCSIKIVLMFFLFPQLLRCEPLFEKLDKRCSTHGQKELVRRFMHDGNRMVVLFAIAYWSYSTSTCISAVIFGRLPYNIYNPFINAHESWGSFILAVLMEMVPMDIACFQQVCDDSYAVIYVNILRTHLQALVLRLQQMKGDDKDSEEKNVEELKLCIIDHKNIIELYNRVAPVISITIFVQFTITASLLGSTLINILLFATNVASMVASCFYVLAVVVEVFPLCYYAQCLMDENDYLAQVIFHSDWINQSVRYRKMMIFFMQRTQKTIEFTAGKIFPITLNSFLSIAKFSFSLYTVIKEMDLKERYGLK, from the exons ATGGAAGAGCTAACCCTTACCGAAGATAATTTGATAACATCCCAAATGGTGAAGAGGAATGGTGCCCACTTCAATAAGTCAGCAAAAGATGAGGGGAAAAAGAATGAAAAAGTGGTACAATCTTGGG AGGCTGAGGACAACGAGGATGTGGTAGAAACTCGTGCTGGTCTGCGCTATCTCTACAATGGCTATTATTTCCTAGGCATCTACATGCCCAAGAAATACAAATATCTCTATGTGCTGTGGTCGGTGATTGTCAATCTGTATGTGACGATTTATTTGCCTGCTGGTTTTATCATGGGCATTGTGGATGCCACCGATGAGAATATGGAAATTGGCAATCTTTTGACTTCATTTCAAGTGGCCATAAATGTTGTGGGTtgctccatcaaaattgttttaatgtTTTTCCTATTTCCCCAACTCTTGAGGTGTGAGCCACTTTTCGAAAAGCTGGATAAACGTTGTAGCACTCATGGGCAAAAGGAACTGGTGCGACGTTTCATGCACGATGGCAATCGTATGGTGGTGCTATTTGCCATAGCTTATTGGAGTTATTCCACCAGTACTTGCATAAGTGCGGTCATCTTTGGTCGTCTGCCTTATAACATCTATAATCCCTTTATTAATGCCCATGAGTCTTGGGGTTCCTTCATTTTGGCAGTCTTAATGGAAATGGTGCCCATGGACATTGCCTGCTTTCAGCAGGTGTGCGATGACTCCTATGCGGTGATATATGTCAACATATTGAGAACTCATTTGCAAGCTTTGGTCTTGAGATTGCAACAAATGAAGGGGGACGACAAGGATTCGGAGGAGAAAAATGTGGAGGAATTGAAGTTGTGCATaattgatcacaagaatattaTTGA aCTCTACAATCGCGTTGCCCCCGTAATTTCTATAACCATTTTCGTTCAGTTCACCATAACTGCCAGCCTTTTGGGTTCGACTCTCAttaatattttactttttgccaCAAATGTGGCTTCAATGGTTGCCTCATGCTTTTATGTTCTGGCTGTGGTCGTTGAAGTATTTCCTTTATGCTACTATGCCCAATGTTTGATGGATGAAAATGATTATTTGGCCCAGGTAATATTTCACTCGGATTGGATTAATCAAAGTGTTAGATATAGGAAAATGATGATATTTTTCATGCAACGTACTCAAAAGACCATAGAGTTTACGGCTGGCAAGATATTTCCCATAACTTTAAATAGCTTTTTGAGT attgctaaattttcattttccttgTATACGGTCATTAAAGAAATGGATCTCAAGGAACGCTATGGCTTGAAGTAG